One Nostoc sp. UHCC 0302 DNA window includes the following coding sequences:
- the fni gene encoding type 2 isopentenyl-diphosphate Delta-isomerase yields the protein MTTTVPSANAVTEIETRKADHLRVCLEEDVQFQHVTSGFERYRFTHDCLPEINCSDINLQTTFLGKNLGAPLLISSMTGGTELAQLVNTRLATVAQRYRLAMGVGSQRIIIEQPHLAPTFAVRSFAPDILLLANLGAVQLNYGCGLDDCLRLVDSLEADALILHLNPLQECVQSRGDTNFRGLLGKIAQLCQQLPVPVVVKEVGNGISAAMAQKLIDAGVTAIDVAGAGGTSWAKVESQRAKDNKQRRLGQTFADWGLPTAECLNSIRAFAPTIPLIASGGLLTGLDVAKAIALGADIAGLARPFLEAAVKSEAAVDELVEVLIAELETALFCTGNATLAELRSSGALQRV from the coding sequence ATGACTACCACTGTCCCATCAGCCAATGCTGTAACGGAAATTGAGACTCGCAAAGCTGACCATCTACGTGTCTGTTTAGAGGAGGATGTCCAATTTCAGCACGTAACTAGTGGATTCGAGCGCTATCGCTTTACCCATGATTGTCTTCCTGAAATTAACTGTAGCGACATCAATCTGCAAACAACCTTCCTGGGCAAAAATCTCGGCGCTCCCCTACTAATTTCTTCCATGACAGGGGGAACTGAATTGGCGCAGCTAGTCAATACTCGTTTAGCAACTGTTGCTCAACGCTACCGATTAGCAATGGGAGTTGGTTCGCAACGAATTATCATTGAACAGCCTCATTTAGCTCCTACCTTTGCCGTCCGTTCTTTTGCTCCTGACATTTTGTTGTTAGCGAACTTGGGAGCTGTGCAACTAAATTATGGATGTGGGCTTGATGATTGCTTGCGGCTTGTAGATTCCTTGGAAGCGGATGCACTGATTTTGCATCTTAACCCCCTGCAAGAATGTGTGCAATCACGAGGAGATACAAATTTTCGGGGGCTGTTGGGTAAAATTGCCCAACTTTGTCAGCAACTACCCGTTCCAGTTGTTGTCAAAGAAGTGGGAAATGGAATTTCTGCGGCGATGGCACAAAAGTTAATTGATGCGGGAGTGACAGCCATTGATGTCGCTGGCGCAGGTGGAACTTCATGGGCAAAAGTAGAAAGCCAACGCGCAAAAGACAACAAGCAGCGCCGTTTGGGACAAACTTTTGCTGATTGGGGTTTACCAACCGCAGAGTGTCTCAACTCCATCCGGGCGTTCGCACCAACAATTCCCTTGATTGCTTCTGGCGGGCTACTCACCGGATTGGATGTAGCAAAAGCGATCGCTTTAGGAGCCGATATAGCAGGTTTAGCCCGGCCTTTTTTAGAAGCAGCCGTCAAATCGGAAGCCGCCGTTGATGAGTTAGTCGAAGTTCTGATTGCTGAACTCGAAACAGCTTTATTTTGTACTGGCAATGCCACTTTAGCAGAACTCAGAAGTTCTGGGGCATTGCAACGTGTCTAG
- a CDS encoding Rieske 2Fe-2S domain-containing protein, which yields MTLVKEKELCKLFVEVGRQQYSLAVVGTNLAKNDEVAWNNFVSILLSAKGEPDVETVYKYLVNAVVEYNKRHNTQVNIKTVYNYFAAKIIRSIFVEPSELKKNWYFICRAAEIPQPGDFVTVQIFQEPLVAVRQADGTIRVFLNVCTHRQAPVFEGHGCVGVDKPALCPYHGWAFGIDGHCKNAPGANRGEFGADFDLKNYSLQEFEVKIDENQKVFAKLSENNHLKQESQPENQQNIGVEITNLLNSVSPGYADGESATLPEQIRLWLRIGYLEAEIKQLIADITQGRTNDNRQLTLGSLIGELKHAILTVDSDGSTSELDEVLQRVYSSDEQSQLIEKSIKYPKIDTDGIEYSESSERRQALPIWIYGDAALFALEIEHLIKPTWQFVCHINEVPQPGNFTWLDIVGERAYVIRTTSGELFAGKLQDVTQRGSYPKFGLPNYGLEPIDIDIFYGFIFIRFTSEGSRLAESWYLPGLLEPYKLEDMQPIGGAGQYDISVEVDYKLLWENFLEDYHFPMMHKGLTRRFGVSSDCEGINGMIIPMRDPASPSLTPIERQYYNCAKAIARHSWEREQELQDFAAENDSLPETLCYSAFCSMSAQEEIPMPFSLSVFPEHVQTFSLVPAGPRECRFHVRSYGHTLNPDDTNSKTIEEARLANIQLLLESLHEDIRVNYICQDSVSSRLFEKIGVFSIAEFDVAKFQEAIYTKLPITRRQRKPL from the coding sequence ATGACTTTAGTAAAAGAAAAGGAACTGTGTAAACTTTTTGTTGAAGTTGGACGACAGCAATACTCCCTTGCTGTTGTGGGTACTAACCTTGCTAAAAATGATGAAGTAGCATGGAATAATTTTGTCAGTATTTTATTGTCAGCAAAGGGTGAGCCTGATGTTGAAACAGTCTATAAATATCTCGTAAATGCAGTTGTTGAATATAATAAACGTCATAATACACAAGTCAATATCAAAACTGTTTATAATTATTTTGCCGCTAAAATTATTCGTTCCATTTTTGTTGAACCATCAGAACTAAAGAAAAATTGGTATTTTATTTGTCGTGCAGCAGAAATTCCCCAGCCTGGAGATTTTGTGACTGTGCAAATTTTTCAGGAACCGTTGGTGGCTGTGCGCCAAGCAGACGGGACGATTCGCGTTTTCCTCAACGTCTGCACTCATCGCCAAGCACCAGTATTTGAAGGTCACGGTTGTGTAGGCGTAGATAAACCGGCTCTTTGTCCTTATCATGGATGGGCATTTGGTATAGATGGTCATTGCAAGAATGCACCAGGGGCAAATAGAGGAGAATTTGGCGCTGATTTTGACCTGAAAAATTACAGTTTGCAGGAGTTTGAGGTCAAGATTGATGAGAATCAAAAGGTTTTTGCCAAGCTTTCAGAAAATAATCACCTCAAGCAAGAATCCCAACCTGAGAACCAGCAAAATATCGGTGTAGAAATTACTAATCTGCTCAATTCTGTGAGTCCAGGCTATGCAGATGGGGAAAGCGCCACACTTCCAGAACAAATCCGCCTGTGGTTGAGAATTGGTTATTTAGAAGCAGAAATTAAACAGCTAATTGCAGATATTACTCAAGGAAGAACCAACGATAATCGCCAATTAACTCTAGGGTCATTAATTGGGGAACTCAAACACGCTATCTTGACCGTCGATAGTGATGGGTCAACCTCAGAACTGGATGAAGTGCTGCAACGAGTTTATAGCAGTGACGAGCAAAGCCAGTTAATTGAAAAGTCCATTAAGTATCCTAAAATTGATACTGATGGCATAGAATATTCCGAATCATCTGAAAGAAGACAAGCATTGCCAATATGGATTTATGGTGATGCAGCATTGTTTGCTCTCGAAATTGAGCATTTAATTAAACCAACTTGGCAATTTGTTTGCCATATCAACGAAGTTCCGCAACCGGGTAACTTCACTTGGCTGGATATTGTCGGTGAACGAGCCTATGTCATCCGCACTACAAGCGGTGAATTGTTCGCCGGCAAACTTCAGGATGTCACACAACGGGGGAGTTATCCAAAATTTGGTTTACCAAACTACGGTTTAGAACCCATCGATATTGACATTTTTTATGGATTTATTTTCATTCGCTTTACTTCGGAAGGTTCAAGATTAGCCGAAAGTTGGTATCTACCTGGCTTATTAGAACCTTACAAACTTGAAGATATGCAACCCATCGGTGGAGCCGGTCAGTATGACATTAGTGTGGAGGTGGATTACAAACTCCTGTGGGAAAACTTCTTAGAAGATTACCACTTTCCCATGATGCACAAAGGTTTAACCCGGCGGTTTGGAGTGTCGAGTGATTGTGAAGGCATCAACGGCATGATTATTCCCATGCGCGACCCGGCTTCACCCAGCTTAACCCCAATCGAGCGACAATACTATAATTGCGCCAAAGCGATCGCTCGACATTCTTGGGAGCGTGAGCAAGAATTACAAGATTTTGCTGCTGAAAATGATTCTCTGCCCGAAACGCTGTGTTACTCAGCCTTCTGCTCGATGTCAGCGCAAGAAGAAATCCCCATGCCTTTTTCTTTAAGCGTATTTCCTGAACACGTCCAAACTTTTTCGTTAGTTCCCGCCGGGCCAAGAGAGTGCCGTTTTCATGTTCGCAGTTATGGACATACCCTTAATCCTGATGACACCAACAGTAAAACCATTGAAGAGGCGCGTCTAGCGAACATCCAACTGCTTTTGGAATCTTTACATGAAGACATTCGCGTTAACTACATCTGTCAAGACAGCGTTTCATCGCGGCTGTTCGAGAAAATCGGAGTATTCAGTATTGCCGAATTTGATGTTGCTAAGTTTCAGGAGGCTATTTACACCAAGCTACCAATAACCCGTCGTCAACGAAAACCATTATGA